A region of Clostridiaceae bacterium DNA encodes the following proteins:
- a CDS encoding GNAT family N-acetyltransferase yields the protein MLDKSIPYKHVIMRLNRNTYFDEPSLPEGFHFRFFQKGDEYHWARIETSVLEFDNEEKALAYFSRDYLYRLPELEKRCVFVINREGLPVATATAWYANSRLGYQASLHWVGVCPEYQGKGLGKAVVKKVLSLFASWEPEERIWLHTQTWSHVAIRMYHSLGFNILKTESTAVEIGGENPGPVISKNDYEEAMQILKDIYEPEFYEKLIATAE from the coding sequence ATGCTGGACAAAAGTATTCCCTATAAGCATGTTATAATGAGGCTAAACAGAAATACCTATTTTGATGAGCCATCTTTACCTGAAGGGTTTCATTTCCGCTTTTTTCAAAAGGGAGACGAATATCACTGGGCAAGAATTGAAACCTCTGTATTGGAGTTCGATAACGAAGAAAAAGCCCTTGCATATTTCTCCAGAGATTACCTCTATCGTCTGCCTGAGCTGGAGAAACGCTGCGTTTTTGTGATAAACCGGGAAGGTCTTCCGGTTGCAACAGCAACAGCCTGGTATGCCAACAGCAGACTTGGTTATCAAGCTTCTCTGCACTGGGTGGGTGTCTGCCCTGAATACCAGGGAAAGGGACTTGGCAAAGCTGTAGTCAAAAAAGTGCTTTCCTTGTTTGCCTCATGGGAGCCTGAAGAAAGAATCTGGCTGCATACACAGACATGGAGTCACGTTGCAATAAGAATGTATCATAGTCTGGGATTTAATATACTTAAAACCGAAAGTACTGCTGTAGAAATCGGTGGAGAAAATCCAGGACCGGTTATCTCTAAAAATGATTATGAAGAAGCTATGCAAAT